The sequence ACACCTATGCTGAAAACACTTGCTCCGTTGTCTTGGGATTAAGCATTGACGTAAACCACAATTTTGTTGTATATGCTGAAAATAGCAATCAGCGTGTTTTCATAAATTTCTTATTAATCACAATATGATGATTAAATAATGTTAACTTTTGCTTCTCCAACGTTAGAATGAGATTATTCAGAATTAACTGCAAACACTTCGATCAAATACAATCAAGCAAActttaagaaataaataaagcaGTTAATTTGCAATGTAAAAAAATCTTATCACCCTtgctcaaaaataaaaagaaaaataatttaccAGCCTCactcacagagagagagagagagagagagagagagagagagagagagagagattaaaaaAATCTCAGTAAATAGAGCCATGAATCCGATCAGCTTCCCCTGGTTCTACCCGTATAggtcaagaaaaaaaagggaaggaatACTTATTGCGAGAAGAGAAAACTCTAATCAGAAGTGAGTAGGGAAAGCATCGAtgatattagtataaaataagtaCCGAAAAAAAAGTACCTTTTGTTGGAGAAAGAGCACGGCGTTCTCCAGATCTTCCCTGCAAGAGAGATAAGTTTAGGGGTTAGCTTTTAGAGGTGAAAAGGAGCGCTAAGTTTACCGTTGTAGCCTCCCGTATTTAACGGAAAAGCTCGGAAGTTAGAAGAACAGCCTacgggtattttagtcattccaCTTAAAGCTATTTCTCTGATGGATTTTTGGATGGATTTTTTGTCCGCCTAGGCCTTTGCTGGGAGAAAAATTATTGAGTTTGAACTCCGCAATAGCTCGAGAGGAACCCATTAACTGTGGCTCCGGGAAGGTTCTGCTTGGTCCTTTAGAGATCCAAAGGCGAAACTTTTGGAACAATGGCATCtctcttcttcacttgcccTCTCCCTGTgctttggtcttcttcctttctcGCCCTCTCTATTTTCTAAGCTTTTGGTTTTGAGATGCTTGCTGTATATATATTCCTTTGGAGACgggataaatatttttttagtgtCTGGAATAATTATCACCTTCTTGTGTGAATCTCTTTGAGGTGTATACTAAACGAGGAATTTGAATAGGAATTTTGGCATGTTTCATATGAAAGATTGGAACTTTTTCATTCTGTGTGTATTTTTTGTGTAAAGATTGCGTTAACAGAAATAGATAAATAGCGGGTTGATTTCACTTTAAATTCAGCAATTCAGAAAATATCTTTTCCCAAAATTGTCATGTTTAAGTGTATGCTTTATTGAAGATAAAATTAGGTTAAAAACTGGCATCATAACAATGTTGTTTTATGGAGGTTTTAGTTGCCAATGTATAGGATTGAGGATGCAAAATGTTGCACATATTTGAAGGTTCTCCATAGAGGGTAATTTTGCATTGGAATCTTTGCACTTTATTGCTGCAGTGGCTATGCATTTCCATTCTACGGATTTCagttctacaaaaaaaaaaaagaaaaatcctaaTCTAGATTTTCGACTGAGCTCCTCCTTGGATGTTTAATACAAAACATTAAGGATGAGGCTTTTTTGCGCACAAACTTTTATTAGTTTTTATGCTAAAATTAGATAATCTTGGGCAGTGTCAATATATTTGCATTTATAAGAAGGATATGGCATTTCTTTCATCATCTCTCACTCAAGAAGGTTTTTCTAGTAACGTTTTGCATTTGTTAAGCAATAATGGTTTGCTAGGTTCTGGAATTCCATGTTAGAATCTTGTATCATGGATTCTAAAACTTTCAAGGTCAGCACGAGAACTTCTTTTGTCACTCAGTTATTTGCTTGGTTAGTGTTAGCAAAATTCAATACATATATGACATGACAATTCAAAAGCTCCTAATAGCTAAAGAATGAAAATACTATGTGGGTATGAGATATGTTATCTGAAGAAGTCTAAAGTTTATTTCCACCAagttttcttgttcttcttcttgataTATAAATGTCTCTATGTAATACAACTTATAACAGGATAACTTTCCTTTCATCAAAACTTGACAGTGTAAATCTTTGGACTCAGATGCATCTGTTATGGCTGCTTAAATTGTACAGGGTGCAGTCAAATCAACAGCAAAGATTTTCTAGGCAAAGTATGATTCAACTTAATGATTTGAGACTGCAGAAGGGGTATAATAGAGCAGTGACCAAGAGAAGTGCTTCACAAGTTGATGCAGAAGATGCATTGAGTGGAGAAAGTGCTGACAAAGCTTCCAAGAATCCTCAACGAACTCCCAGACGTAGTAGAAAGAAACTGAGTGAAGAGACTTCAGAAGAGAGCCCTGAGGTGATGGCTAGTAGTGTCAACAGAGAAGAAAAATGTGCTCCAGAGGCACCTGCTGAAAACTCCAGGAAGGTTACAAGAAAAGGCAGGAAGAAAGGTGCAAATCCTGTGTCATTTTAGaattttctcaaatttttccTTGCAGTTAGCTTGGCATTAGTTGTAATTTTCAGTTTCTTCAAATCATATCCTTGCCCCATAACATCAATAGTGAAGAAAAATTTAGGTGCTTGTACTTCTTCCTTGAACATCTTTAACAAATTATAATACTTAATTTTGAGATTTGCAGTTACTCCATTGCCTAGTCCAGAGGCAGATAGCAATGAGAAGAAAGCAACAAAGAGAAGGACTAGGAAAAAGGTGGACACCATGAAGGACCAGAGTGTGAGCGAAAAACTTAATAATCTTGAGCCCATATGCACAAATGTTCTTGATAGTGAAAATGAGGAGCTGCAATTAATCGAAGATGAGGGAGAGGACATTAGTTTTACCTATAGTTGGCCACCGCTAGTTTGTTGCTTTGGAGCAGCCCAACATTTATTCATACCTTCTGGAAGGCCAGCTAATAGATTGATAGATCATGAGATTCATGATGCAATGAAGGATACATTCTGGTCTCCAACTAAATTTATTAGAGCACCTGGAGGTCCATCGTCCGGTGTGGCAGTTGCGCTTGCTAAGATAGGTGGTCGAGTTGAATTCATGGGAAAACTTGGGGATGATGAATATGGTCAAACCATGCTCTATTATCTAAACGAAAGCAAAGTACAAACTCGATCAGTAAAGCTTGATAATTCAAAACCAACAGCAGTATCTTGCATGAAGTTTACTAAAAAGGGTAGATTAAGAGTGAGTTGTGTCGAACCCTGTGCTGAAGACAGTTTTTTAAGCTCTGAGATCAACATTGATGTTTTAAAAGAGGTAAATACCACTTTATCAAAGATGCACAGTTTTTATGTTAATGACATTTATTCATGTTGTTGTTATTTTCTTCCTCTTAAATATGTGACATCTAATCAGATCATGCTTGATGTTTTTCCGATTAAACTTTTGTTATTAGCAGCTGCCATGCTGCTTGTTATCTTAAATTGATTGTTTGTGGACctgcaaaaatatttatcatGAACCTTTGCTATTGCTGTTCCATTTTCTCTGTCCATTCTCTAAATTTCTTGCAAAATGTTAACTTTGACTGTAATAAGCTGTGATCCATGATTTGCTTTCTGGGTGAGCTTGAATTTTTAAAGTATCAACAATATATAGCATTTTGAGATATATCTGTTATTCTTGTAATTCTTCCTAAgatctctgcaatgaacttcaaTTACATGCAGATTTTTGCATGAATTGCTAGTAATAGTGAGTTTTGTTCAGCTGTGAAATCTACTATTGAACATCAGTTTCTGTAATTGGTCTAACCAGACAACTATCTCTAACTTTACGATAATGATTTCTATGGAAGAGTAATATTTGGCACTATTATCAAACATCAAAACAGCAACAAGTGCCACATCAGTATCATTCATCTACATGAAATATAGTATTTTATGGTGTAAATTGATGGAATGATATACGGGTGTGATGATTGACTTCCACACATCCTATATTAAGGGCTGTTTGGTTGCCTGTATATCTAGATGCAGCCGCAACTAGAAATGCTACATTTATATTTGCAAGTGTCTGTTTGGTTTGGTTGCATCTGAAAATTGTATCTATAATTTCTGTGTTTGGTAGTTTAATTCTGAGAGAGTATGATCGCCCTACAACTAACATGGTAAGATTACCTCTCCTAATACTATTATATCATTATCATATTATCACATTACATAATTGTTATAATGTTATACTGTAATATAATTACAATCTTATtacagtataatattatt is a genomic window of Phoenix dactylifera cultivar Barhee BC4 chromosome 4, palm_55x_up_171113_PBpolish2nd_filt_p, whole genome shotgun sequence containing:
- the LOC103697286 gene encoding fructokinase-like 2, chloroplastic; translated protein: MASLFFTCPLPVLWVQSNQQQRFSRQSMIQLNDLRLQKGYNRAVTKRSASQVDAEDALSGESADKASKNPQRTPRRSRKKLSEETSEESPEVMASSVNREEKCAPEAPAENSRKVTRKGRKKVTPLPSPEADSNEKKATKRRTRKKVDTMKDQSVSEKLNNLEPICTNVLDSENEELQLIEDEGEDISFTYSWPPLVCCFGAAQHLFIPSGRPANRLIDHEIHDAMKDTFWSPTKFIRAPGGPSSGVAVALAKIGGRVEFMGKLGDDEYGQTMLYYLNESKVQTRSVKLDNSKPTAVSCMKFTKKGRLRVSCVEPCAEDSFLSSEINIDVLKEAKMFYFNSSSLLNQNLRSTAMQAIKISKKFGGVIFFDLNLPLPLWKSSEETKTFIQEAWNIANIVEVTKQELEFLCGIEPSEKFDTKDNDKSKFIHHKPEVVMQLWHENLKVLFVTNGTSKIHYYTQKDDGCVHGMEDPPITPFTGDMSISGDAIVAALIRMLTVQPHLATDKGYLEHMIKYAINCGVIDQWLHARVCGFPAKEGMDFSVRSITEREYRTVEEPAA